Part of the Cryptosporangium arvum DSM 44712 genome, GACGTCAGGGCGACCTTCGACCCGGCGTCGCGGCGCGAGCCGGTCGCGGTGCTCGTGGTCCCGACCGGCCTCGCGATGTCCGACGCCGAGTCCGCGATCCGGCGTGCCCTCGGCGGTGCGTCGAACGTGGACGGTTGAGCCCCGGCGCCCAGTAGGCTCGGCGGGTGGTCCGGGTCTTGCTGGCGGAGGACGTGCGCATCCTGCGGGAGGCGCTGGTCGCGGTGCTGAACCTCGCCGACGACATCACGGTCGTGGAGGCGGTCGAGACCGGCGACGCGGTCGTGCCGGCCGCGCTGCGCAGCCACCCCGACGTCGCGGTGCTCGACATCGAGATGCCCGGCCTGGACGGGATCAGCGCGGCGGCGCTGCTGTGCCAGTGGCTGCCGGCGTGCCGGACGCTGATCCTGACCGGTGTGGCCCGGCCCGGCACGCTGCACCGGGCGCAGGCGGCGGGCGTGGCCGGGTTCATGGTGAAGGAGTCCCGCCCGGAGGACCTCATCGACGCCGTGCGTACCGTCGCGGCCGGCGGGCGGGTCATCGATCCGCAGCTGGCCTTCGCCGCGCTCGGCGCCACCGCCAGCCCGCTGACCGAGCGGGAACGCGACGTGCTGCGGTTCACCGCCTCGGGGGCCGAGCTGGTCGAGGTCGCGTCCGCGCTGAACCTGTCGTCCGGCACGGTCCGCAACTACCTGGCCACCGCGGTGACGAAACTGGGCGCCCGCAACCGGGTCGACGCCATCCGGATCGCGACCGAAGCCGGCTG contains:
- a CDS encoding response regulator transcription factor — encoded protein: MVRVLLAEDVRILREALVAVLNLADDITVVEAVETGDAVVPAALRSHPDVAVLDIEMPGLDGISAAALLCQWLPACRTLILTGVARPGTLHRAQAAGVAGFMVKESRPEDLIDAVRTVAAGGRVIDPQLAFAALGATASPLTERERDVLRFTASGAELVEVASALNLSSGTVRNYLATAVTKLGARNRVDAIRIATEAGWI